From the Polaribacter huanghezhanensis genome, the window TGTATATTCGTTCCTTACAAATTTAACTAAAAAAACATGCGTACAACATTGAAAAGAATTGCTTTTTTATTTTTTTTTAGCTTTTTGATTTTTTCTTGTAAAAAAGAAAAATATGTAGTTACAAAAATAACCGCAAATACGATTGCTATTGATTCTAGCTTAGCTTCTGATAGTCATATCACAAAAACAATTGCTCCGTTTAAAGACAAAATGATTCAAGAAATAAACACCAAAATATCGTACACTCCAAAAGACATTGTTAGAACAGATGGCGATTTAGAAAGTAGTTTAGGAAATTTAATAGCAGATTTATCTTACGAAAGAGCAAATCCAATTTTTAATAAAGAAACAGGAAAAAATATCGATTTTGCGATGTTTAATTATGGTGGAATCAGGGCGGGGATTCCTGCAGGAAACATCACCAATAAACATGCCTTTGAATTGATGCCTTTTGATAATATGTTTGTTGTAGTTGAGTTAACTGGTGATAAAATGGAAGAACTTATCAACTATTTAATCACAAATAAAACGGCGCACCCGTTATCAAAACAAGTACAATTAACGATTACAAAAAAAGGGTACACGTTTTTTATCCAAGGAAAAAAGTTTGACAAAAAGAAAGATTATTACGTGTTAACAACAGATTATTTACAAACTGGTGGCGATAGTATGAACTTTTTTAAAAATCCAAAAAATATTTATAAAACAGATTATAAAATGCGTGATGCAATTGTAGACTATTTTAAAAGTAAAGACACCATAAAAACTGTTTTAGACCATCGTTTTAAAAGAAAATAAAATGGACAGAAGAAAATTTTTAGTACAAACATCAGCAGCAGTTTCCTTAGCTGCAATTGGCGGATTGACATTGCCTTCTTTTACAACAAAAAAGAAAAAACACATTACCATTTTACATACCAACGATACGCATAGTCATGTTGAGCCTTTTGAAGCAACTCATTACAAATTTGCAAATAAAGGTGGCGTTGCTAAAAGAGCAACATTAATTGATGCTGTTAGAAAAGAAAACCCGAATACATTATTATTAGACGCTGGAGATATTTTCCAAGGAACTCCGTATTTTAATTATTTTGGCGGCGAACTAGAATTCAAGTTAATGAGCATGTTAAAATATGATTTGGCAACCATTGGAAATCATGATTTTGACAATTCTATTGAGGGTTTGTACAAACAATTACCAAATGCTAATTTTAATTTTGTTTCTGCCAATTACGATTTTAAAAATACTGTTTTAGACACGCATGTAAAACCGTATCAAACCTTTAAAAAAGACGGAATTAAAATTGGTATTTTTGGCTTAGGAATAAAACTAGAAGGTTTGGTTAGTCCAAAAATGTATAAAGAAACCAAGTATTATGATCCGATTGAAATTTCTCAAGATATGAGTAGAATTTTAAAGGATGAAGAGCAATGTGATTTAGTAATTTGTTTATCGCATATTGGATATTACAACAAAAGAAATCCAAAAATTGTTTCTGATTTAAACTTGGCAAAAGCTACCAAAAATATCGACTTAATTATTGGCGGACATACACACACTTTTTTACCAAAACCAACCATTGTAAGAAATGCTGACAATCAAAATATGTTGGTCAATCAAGTGGGTTGTTATGGTATTAATGTTGGCCGAATTGATTTTTATTTTGATGAAGAAAAAAACCTTACTACTAAAGGAAAAAGCATCTTAGTGTAAGCGATTTTAAAAAAAAGCGTCTAAACGTGTAAAATCTTTAGATGATGAAAAAAATATTTCCTATTGTATTAAAACTAATTGCTGCATTTATCATGGTGCAAACCTTGTATTTTAAATTTTCTGGCGCCCAAGAAAGTATTGATTTATTCACCAAAATAGCCGGAGAAAATGAAGCAATAATGAGATTTGGAACCGGAACTCTAGAACTAATTGCTTCGATCTTGTTGTTTATCCCTAAAAAAACGTGGCTTGGTGCTTTACTAACTATCGGATTAATGAGTGGCGCAATTGTATCACATTTAACAATTCTTGGAATTGAATTTAACGGTGATGGCGGCGCATTATTTATTAGCGCAGTTATTACCTTTTTATCAGCAGTCATTTTATTGATACTGAACAAAAAAGAAATCCCTTTTATTGGAGAAAAATAAATGTTATGAAATGAAGTTTCTTATTAAGATGAAAAGACGGTTTTTTTTTAATAAAAATCGTCTTTTTTTATGCAGCATTATTTGTCTTTACAATGAGTGCTTTACAAATTAAAAATTGTGCTAAAATATAGGTTATCATAATAGCAACTCCGTAAATTTCATTGGGTTCGTAAAATTTATTTAATGCAATTAAACTATCTGATAAAATAAAAAGAATTGCGCCTATAAATAGCCATAAGTTTTCTGTTGATTTTTCACTTCTATAATTCAACAATGTTACAGCACCAAAAGTAGAAATTGTAATTCCGTACACAACAACAGGAAATAACATTTCGCCTAAATTAGGCTGAACTAAATACATTAAAACCACAAAGAAAACAACAAACGGAAAAGCAGACGAAATCATTTTAACTGTTAAATCGCCAGGCAAAAAACCTGCTGTTACTTTTATATACACAACGTGTGCTAACAAAAAAGCTGAAAGCCCAAACATAAAGAAATTAGCGCCGTTAAACATTAACAACACATCGCCAACAAAACTAAAAAACATTCCTAAAACATACCAAAAAATGGGCTTTTTAACGGATGCCAAATACACCAAAGCTAACAAGGTGAGCAACATTGGTTTTGCAATTGTTTTCATCGGTTCATTTACGGTAATAATTCCCCAAATATCTGCAATTGCTGCAATAAAAAATAGTGTTGTTACAAGAGTGATTTTAAGTTGTTTGGTCATCGTTGATTTTTATAAATTTAATATTTAGACTTTTAAGCAAAGAAAATGTTACAAATTTCTCTACGAAATCATATCAATAAAATCTTGTTCAGAAATAATTGCAACACCCAAATCTTCTGCTTTTGTTTTTTTGCTTGGCCCCATATGATCTCCAGCTACAACAAAATCTGTTTTTTTAGAAATCGACGAACTTACTTTTCCTCCGTTATCTTCAATCGCTTTTTTGAGTTCGTTTCTAGATAATTGATGGAAAACTCCAGAAACTACAAATACTTTTCCGCCTAATGCATCTGTTTGATTTTCTAAACTTTCTGCAGAAACTTCTAATTTAACTCCACATAATTTTAATCGATTTATCAACTGAATATTTCCTAAATCGTTCGAAAAATCGATGATGCTTTGTGCAATTCGATCACCTATTTCATCCACCGCAATTAAAGTTTCAAAATCGGCTGCCATTAAATGATCAATCGATTTAAAATATTTTGCCAACTTTTTTGCAACGGTTTCACCCACAAATCGGATTCCCAAAGCAAACAATACTTTTTCAAACGGAATCTCTTTTGATTTTTCGATTCCTTCAATCATATTTTGAGCCGATTTTTCTGCCATTCTTTCTAACGGAATCACTTGCTCCACTTTTAAATCATACAAATCTGCATAATTTTCTATCAATCCTTCTTTGCGTAACAAATCAACCGTTTCTCCTCCTAAACCATCAATATCCATCGCTTTTCTGCTGATAAAATGCTGAATTCTTCCGGTGATTTGTGGCGCACAACCAAATTCATTCGGACAATAATGTTTTGCATCTCCTTCGGTTCTTACCAATGCGGTATTACATTCTGGGCAATGTGTAGCATATTTTGTTGGCTCAGAGTTTTGCGGACGTTTTGTGAAATCTACCGCAATAATTTTCGGAATTATTTCTCCGCCTTTTTCTACAAAAACAGTATCATTAATTCTAATATCTAACTTTTCAATTTGATCTGCATTGTGTAACGAAGCCCGTTTTACAATAGTTCCTGCTAACTGCACTGGTTCTAAATTTGCAACAGGAGTAATCGCTCCTGTTCGTCCAACTTGATAGGTGATTTCATGTAAAATCGTAGCAACTTGTTCTGCTTTAAACTTGTATGCAATTGCCCAACGTGGTGCTTTTGCCGTGTAACCCAACTCTTCTTGTTGTTCTAAATTATTTACTTTAATAACAACGCCGTCTGTTTCATACGGCAAATCGTGACGCTTTGTATCCCAATGATTTACAAAGTAAAAAACATCATCAATAGTTTTTGCTAATGCAATTGTATTTGGAACTTTAAATCCAACTTTTCTGGCGTTTTCTAAACTCTCAAAATGTGTTTTGTATTTTCGTTCTGAGGTAACAATTTGATACAACAAACAATCTAAAGGTCGTTTTGCAACTTCTGCACTGTCTTGTAATTTTAAACTCCCGCTTGCCGTGTTTCTTGGGTTTTTGTATTCTTCTTCCCCATTTTCTACGCGCTCTTTGTTCATTTTATTGAATCCATCTAACGGCAAAATAATTTCTCCTCGCATTTCAAAATCGGAGACAAAGTCTCCATTTATCACTAAAGGAATCGACTTTATAGTTCTAATATTTGCAGTAACGTCATCTCCCTGAAAACCATCGCCACGCGTAACCGCTTTTACAAACTGTCCGTTTTCAAAAGTCAAGTTGATAGAAGCTCCGTCGTATTTTAATTCACAAGTAAATTCTACATCTTCTGTTCCCAGCACTTTATGAACTCGTTTTTCCCAATCTAATAAATCTTCTTTAGAATACGAATTGTCTAACGAATACATTCGATTTTTATGTGTAACCGTTTCAAAGTTTTTGGTGATTTCTCCGCCAACTCTTTGTGTTGGAGAATTGGCAT encodes:
- a CDS encoding 5'-nucleotidase C-terminal domain-containing protein, which codes for MRTTLKRIAFLFFFSFLIFSCKKEKYVVTKITANTIAIDSSLASDSHITKTIAPFKDKMIQEINTKISYTPKDIVRTDGDLESSLGNLIADLSYERANPIFNKETGKNIDFAMFNYGGIRAGIPAGNITNKHAFELMPFDNMFVVVELTGDKMEELINYLITNKTAHPLSKQVQLTITKKGYTFFIQGKKFDKKKDYYVLTTDYLQTGGDSMNFFKNPKNIYKTDYKMRDAIVDYFKSKDTIKTVLDHRFKRK
- a CDS encoding bifunctional metallophosphatase/5'-nucleotidase, whose amino-acid sequence is MDRRKFLVQTSAAVSLAAIGGLTLPSFTTKKKKHITILHTNDTHSHVEPFEATHYKFANKGGVAKRATLIDAVRKENPNTLLLDAGDIFQGTPYFNYFGGELEFKLMSMLKYDLATIGNHDFDNSIEGLYKQLPNANFNFVSANYDFKNTVLDTHVKPYQTFKKDGIKIGIFGLGIKLEGLVSPKMYKETKYYDPIEISQDMSRILKDEEQCDLVICLSHIGYYNKRNPKIVSDLNLAKATKNIDLIIGGHTHTFLPKPTIVRNADNQNMLVNQVGCYGINVGRIDFYFDEEKNLTTKGKSILV
- a CDS encoding DoxX family membrane protein, which encodes MMKKIFPIVLKLIAAFIMVQTLYFKFSGAQESIDLFTKIAGENEAIMRFGTGTLELIASILLFIPKKTWLGALLTIGLMSGAIVSHLTILGIEFNGDGGALFISAVITFLSAVILLILNKKEIPFIGEK
- a CDS encoding lysoplasmalogenase: MTKQLKITLVTTLFFIAAIADIWGIITVNEPMKTIAKPMLLTLLALVYLASVKKPIFWYVLGMFFSFVGDVLLMFNGANFFMFGLSAFLLAHVVYIKVTAGFLPGDLTVKMISSAFPFVVFFVVLMYLVQPNLGEMLFPVVVYGITISTFGAVTLLNYRSEKSTENLWLFIGAILFILSDSLIALNKFYEPNEIYGVAIMITYILAQFLICKALIVKTNNAA
- the ligA gene encoding NAD-dependent DNA ligase LigA; translation: MTIQERIQKLREALNLHTYNYYVLDNATISDFEFDVKLKELEKLEKENPQFFDANSPTQRVGGEITKNFETVTHKNRMYSLDNSYSKEDLLDWEKRVHKVLGTEDVEFTCELKYDGASINLTFENGQFVKAVTRGDGFQGDDVTANIRTIKSIPLVINGDFVSDFEMRGEIILPLDGFNKMNKERVENGEEEYKNPRNTASGSLKLQDSAEVAKRPLDCLLYQIVTSERKYKTHFESLENARKVGFKVPNTIALAKTIDDVFYFVNHWDTKRHDLPYETDGVVIKVNNLEQQEELGYTAKAPRWAIAYKFKAEQVATILHEITYQVGRTGAITPVANLEPVQLAGTIVKRASLHNADQIEKLDIRINDTVFVEKGGEIIPKIIAVDFTKRPQNSEPTKYATHCPECNTALVRTEGDAKHYCPNEFGCAPQITGRIQHFISRKAMDIDGLGGETVDLLRKEGLIENYADLYDLKVEQVIPLERMAEKSAQNMIEGIEKSKEIPFEKVLFALGIRFVGETVAKKLAKYFKSIDHLMAADFETLIAVDEIGDRIAQSIIDFSNDLGNIQLINRLKLCGVKLEVSAESLENQTDALGGKVFVVSGVFHQLSRNELKKAIEDNGGKVSSSISKKTDFVVAGDHMGPSKKTKAEDLGVAIISEQDFIDMIS